In the Candidatus Cloacimonas acidaminovorans str. Evry genome, one interval contains:
- a CDS encoding C25 family cysteine peptidase, protein MSEKFAFKLITLLVLLAIASLCFADANQKVIFSNSGNKAQLLNNNAEGFELQFRNQEYFLEEVETPSGKFTRINMDGFGFSQRIGEPQLPVYSKLIAVPVGAKVEFSFGRNTEITLQKSETLITNRIYPAQPSVSKSQDPALISFELKTDIYSKNEFYSGELFSVAEIGFLRGVRIFRIDYEPMRYNPVSGELKINTELNVQVKFINADFSATQDLLARTASYEFDSLYGKILLNWQKDERLNVNRYPTKMVILCPPNYVSTMQTFVNWKTQQGYKVIVTTVGTGGTVANNTTAIKNYMQTLWNSATASDPAPTYLLIVGDTSTSGDNIIANTGGTSSSHITDLTYVQLNGTDYLPELYFGRFSVASATELTNVINKTITFEKTTMPDLSYLGKTVLIAGADATYGPTHGNGAINYGTTQYFNSAHNITSNTYLYPASGSSNAQIIANASEGRGYINYTAHGSQTSWADPTFTISDINGLNNTNKYSVVVGNCCLTNAFDTGVCFGEAFLRANNKGAVTYIGGTNSTYWDEDYWWAVGSKGTANGSAPAYDASKLGAYDAMFHTHSEAFTNWATTVGEAVMMGNSAVVQAGSSLSNYYWEIYSIMGDPSLMPYYGVPTTNTATFPASIIIGATSITVTATPYSRVALSKDGVLYGSDIVPASGTLTLTINPITTAGTATLVITAQNKITRIENITVNAGDTPYISVDSCTYSDSNNNIPEYNETGYYSVTFKNLGQVASSSATATLTCSTTGITITDGTEALSAIAAGGTLTKTNAFRFNVANNITNQLQANFKITITSGTYTWEYNFTQTLYAPALAFGDITISDPTGNNNGKLDPGETATLSIPLNNSGGANSPAGAATLTCTTTGITINNGSASFTAITAGSSANLNFTITAASSVSQGTLAALNFNATAGAYTAAKTQNLEIGAPTVVTIGTGTSTQSYPLDRYYNYSAFEAIYLASELQYAGTIKSIGFYKASGNDVSPIDSVTIYMKNTTETSLSDGTYATTGYTQVYSGSFTNDATSGWMSVDLSPQFTCNGSNLAILIVKGNQAYTSDYPNWTYTTTPTTRVRCNHSDSAAPTSLTVSTSLPNLQIKIFPTPGFLYPPQNLTAAPRNGSVILSWQAPVSGQPTGYKIYKNSALLTTVPGLTYTDNAVVNGTTYSYYLKAVYATGESNPTATVTATPFNVFETGAIIGSGTASTGTTEASPINVYYQSLHGQSVYTKAELNAAGVVGPVYISQVGFNVTGVPNKTMPNFVVRMKHTPATDVSSWIDNTDLITVYTNANYTISTTGYNMLTLSTPFLWNGTDNLLIDTAFGLIGSYSSTGTVQYTSMANGYRFTRNDYADQTNVFSSGSTSVYKPNVKLILTAVSGNPQISVNPTSFSFGSVAVGTTSTQNFTIINTGGSTLTGSIITPTGYSVTAAVKEMRNTLSFSIPAGQSKTYILSFSPVSAISYNGNVTISSNSQTQANLSLPVTGSGFIPPTISVNTNTLSATLITGAESTQTFTISNTGSQSLTYTMVVSEPTGRNEVIIPAKTTGSKSIAGSTLTLNADEYTSGTTVDWTFTVTNASTDTEWLKEVIVTFPAGVTVNSATNFVGGSGGDLIPDLTTGTGITISWFGTGSSGWGVIYGSESATATVNVTIGTGLVTTIVLPYTINGDEYNAEPHTVSGEISLACSLPPVEWFSVTPNSGNIPAGGNQTISGHFSAVGMAEGIYNAVLTIQSNDPVHPITTLPVTMDVSSGNHSPRITLPESFSFAKNGSLTVAFASYISDADNDPLTLSVSGNNHIHIAINGTQVTFTADLNWVGSENITFGVSDGELTAYDNVIVIVNPVNVPDWQPIVYPNNPATVYAQVSIEGIPAQLNDLVGAFVNNECRGTGEIVLIDRATAYSTILVNLASDGELVQFKIYSYANDTVYPVQETLTMQTGNVYGSAENPVVLNGTFNIVLTPPQVNLVSYQNTYRLTWNAVPNANNYRIYSCSEPYGTYQLVHTTANLYWEIPTTQQKCFFKVVAEQIGISKGK, encoded by the coding sequence AATCGCAAGACCCGGCTTTAATTTCCTTTGAATTGAAAACGGATATTTACAGTAAAAACGAATTTTATAGCGGAGAACTTTTCTCCGTAGCAGAAATTGGTTTTCTGCGTGGAGTAAGAATCTTCCGTATTGATTATGAACCAATGCGTTATAATCCTGTAAGCGGAGAACTGAAAATAAACACGGAATTGAATGTGCAAGTAAAATTCATAAATGCAGATTTTTCGGCTACTCAGGATTTATTAGCCCGCACTGCTTCTTATGAATTTGATTCCTTATACGGCAAAATTTTGCTGAACTGGCAGAAAGATGAACGCCTGAATGTTAATCGCTATCCGACAAAAATGGTGATTTTATGTCCTCCTAATTATGTTAGTACAATGCAGACCTTTGTAAACTGGAAAACACAACAGGGCTATAAAGTGATTGTTACTACGGTTGGAACTGGTGGAACTGTAGCTAATAATACCACTGCTATTAAAAATTATATGCAGACATTATGGAATAGTGCCACGGCAAGCGATCCGGCTCCTACCTATTTATTAATTGTAGGTGATACTTCCACCAGCGGAGATAATATTATTGCCAATACAGGGGGCACGAGTAGTTCTCACATTACGGATCTTACTTATGTGCAGTTAAATGGAACTGATTATCTGCCGGAACTTTACTTTGGTCGTTTTTCCGTTGCCAGCGCTACGGAATTGACTAATGTAATCAATAAAACCATAACTTTTGAAAAGACCACTATGCCGGACTTGAGCTATTTAGGCAAAACTGTTTTAATTGCCGGTGCCGATGCAACTTATGGACCTACACATGGCAATGGAGCCATAAATTATGGCACTACTCAATATTTTAATAGCGCTCATAATATCACTTCCAATACTTATCTTTATCCTGCCTCCGGCTCCAGTAATGCTCAAATTATAGCAAATGCCTCAGAAGGAAGGGGTTATATTAATTATACAGCCCACGGAAGTCAAACCAGCTGGGCTGATCCTACATTTACTATAAGTGATATAAACGGACTTAACAACACCAACAAATATTCCGTAGTAGTAGGTAATTGTTGCTTAACCAATGCTTTTGATACAGGTGTTTGTTTCGGAGAAGCATTTCTTAGAGCTAATAACAAGGGTGCCGTTACTTATATTGGCGGAACAAATTCTACTTACTGGGATGAGGACTACTGGTGGGCAGTGGGCTCAAAAGGAACAGCCAATGGAAGTGCTCCTGCTTATGATGCTTCAAAATTAGGTGCTTACGATGCTATGTTTCATACTCATAGCGAAGCATTTACCAATTGGGCAACTACAGTTGGCGAAGCAGTTATGATGGGTAATAGCGCTGTAGTTCAGGCAGGCAGTTCTCTCAGCAATTATTATTGGGAAATTTACTCCATAATGGGTGATCCTTCTTTGATGCCTTATTATGGTGTTCCGACAACCAATACTGCCACTTTTCCTGCCTCTATTATAATCGGTGCTACCTCTATAACTGTAACTGCCACACCCTATTCCCGGGTTGCTCTTTCCAAAGATGGAGTTCTGTATGGTTCAGACATAGTTCCAGCCAGCGGAACTTTAACTTTAACCATAAATCCTATTACAACTGCAGGAACAGCTACTTTGGTGATAACCGCTCAAAACAAGATTACCAGAATAGAAAATATTACTGTAAATGCTGGTGACACCCCTTATATTAGTGTTGACAGTTGCACTTATAGTGACAGTAATAACAATATTCCTGAATACAATGAAACCGGTTACTATAGTGTCACTTTCAAAAATCTTGGTCAGGTTGCCTCCAGTAGTGCAACCGCTACTTTAACCTGTTCAACTACTGGAATAACAATAACTGATGGCACAGAAGCTCTTTCAGCTATTGCTGCTGGTGGAACTTTAACAAAAACCAATGCTTTCCGCTTTAATGTAGCTAATAATATTACTAATCAGTTGCAGGCAAACTTCAAAATCACTATTACTTCCGGAACTTATACCTGGGAATATAATTTTACTCAAACATTATATGCCCCTGCTCTGGCTTTCGGTGATATAACTATTAGCGATCCAACCGGAAACAATAATGGTAAACTTGATCCAGGAGAAACAGCAACCTTAAGCATTCCCTTAAACAATTCAGGAGGAGCTAATTCTCCAGCTGGTGCAGCAACTTTAACCTGCACTACAACAGGAATAACTATCAATAATGGCTCTGCATCTTTCACAGCTATTACTGCCGGAAGCAGTGCTAATCTTAATTTTACCATTACTGCTGCCTCTTCTGTCAGTCAGGGAACTTTAGCAGCACTTAATTTTAATGCTACAGCTGGTGCTTATACAGCAGCTAAAACCCAAAATTTGGAAATTGGAGCTCCCACTGTTGTTACTATTGGTACCGGAACATCTACCCAGAGCTATCCTTTAGATAGATACTATAATTATTCAGCTTTTGAGGCAATTTATCTGGCTTCCGAACTTCAATATGCCGGTACCATCAAGTCCATTGGTTTTTATAAAGCCAGTGGTAATGATGTAAGCCCTATTGATTCGGTAACTATCTATATGAAAAATACTACTGAAACCTCTTTAAGCGATGGAACATATGCTACTACAGGATACACCCAGGTTTATAGTGGCAGTTTTACAAATGATGCTACCAGCGGATGGATGTCTGTTGATTTAAGTCCTCAATTTACCTGTAATGGCTCCAATCTGGCAATTTTGATTGTAAAAGGTAACCAGGCATATACTTCCGACTATCCTAACTGGACTTATACTACCACACCTACAACCCGGGTTCGTTGTAATCATAGTGATTCTGCCGCCCCAACCAGTTTGACCGTTTCTACCAGTTTGCCTAACCTCCAAATTAAAATATTCCCCACTCCAGGTTTTTTATACCCTCCTCAGAATTTAACCGCTGCTCCGAGAAATGGAAGTGTTATTCTTAGCTGGCAGGCACCTGTGTCAGGTCAACCAACCGGTTATAAAATATATAAAAATTCAGCACTGCTCACTACAGTTCCAGGTCTAACCTATACGGATAACGCTGTTGTTAATGGCACAACTTACAGCTATTATCTGAAAGCTGTTTATGCCACAGGGGAATCAAACCCTACTGCAACAGTTACAGCTACACCTTTCAATGTTTTTGAGACGGGTGCTATTATCGGAAGTGGAACTGCCAGCACAGGAACAACGGAAGCATCTCCTATAAATGTATATTACCAAAGCTTGCATGGTCAATCAGTGTATACGAAAGCCGAATTGAATGCTGCCGGGGTAGTTGGTCCTGTTTATATCTCTCAGGTAGGATTTAATGTAACTGGCGTGCCTAATAAAACAATGCCCAATTTTGTAGTGAGAATGAAACATACCCCAGCCACAGATGTTAGCAGTTGGATTGATAATACTGACTTAATTACGGTTTATACCAACGCCAACTATACTATTTCAACAACCGGTTACAATATGCTTACTTTAAGCACTCCTTTTCTGTGGAACGGAACAGATAACCTTTTAATTGATACTGCCTTTGGTTTGATAGGAAGTTACAGTTCAACTGGAACAGTGCAATATACTTCTATGGCAAATGGTTATAGATTTACGCGTAATGATTATGCTGATCAAACCAATGTGTTTAGCAGCGGTTCAACCTCTGTTTATAAACCTAATGTAAAATTGATCTTAACTGCTGTCTCCGGTAACCCACAAATATCTGTAAATCCGACTTCTTTTTCGTTTGGTTCGGTAGCGGTGGGAACAACTTCCACTCAGAACTTCACGATTATAAATACCGGCGGTTCTACTCTTACCGGTTCTATAATTACTCCCACCGGTTATTCCGTTACCGCTGCAGTAAAAGAAATGCGTAATACTCTTAGCTTTTCCATTCCTGCAGGACAGAGCAAGACCTATATTTTAAGCTTTTCACCTGTCTCTGCAATCAGCTATAATGGCAATGTTACTATTAGCAGCAACAGTCAGACCCAAGCCAATTTATCTCTTCCGGTTACAGGTAGCGGTTTTATTCCTCCCACTATATCTGTAAATACCAATACTTTATCTGCTACTTTAATTACCGGAGCGGAAAGCACTCAAACTTTCACTATCAGTAATACCGGTTCACAATCCTTAACTTATACTATGGTAGTTAGTGAACCTACTGGCAGAAATGAAGTCATTATTCCAGCCAAAACAACCGGCAGTAAAAGTATTGCCGGCTCTACTTTAACTTTGAATGCAGATGAGTATACTTCCGGCACAACGGTTGACTGGACTTTCACTGTAACTAATGCCAGCACTGATACTGAATGGCTGAAAGAAGTTATAGTTACTTTCCCTGCGGGAGTAACTGTAAATAGTGCTACTAATTTTGTCGGTGGTAGTGGAGGAGATTTAATTCCTGATCTAACAACCGGAACAGGTATTACCATTAGTTGGTTTGGAACCGGTTCAAGTGGATGGGGAGTTATTTACGGTTCAGAATCTGCTACCGCTACAGTAAATGTAACTATCGGTACCGGATTGGTTACTACAATTGTTCTACCTTATACAATTAATGGTGATGAATATAATGCAGAACCGCATACTGTAAGCGGAGAAATTTCGCTTGCCTGTTCTCTTCCTCCGGTGGAATGGTTTAGTGTAACTCCCAATAGCGGAAATATTCCTGCCGGTGGAAATCAAACTATTAGCGGTCATTTTTCTGCTGTCGGAATGGCAGAAGGTATTTATAATGCAGTTTTAACTATTCAAAGCAACGATCCTGTTCATCCTATAACAACCCTGCCGGTAACAATGGATGTTTCTTCTGGCAATCATTCCCCGCGAATAACTCTGCCGGAGAGCTTCAGTTTTGCTAAAAACGGTTCTCTAACAGTGGCTTTTGCTTCCTACATCAGTGATGCCGATAATGATCCCTTAACCCTATCTGTGAGTGGAAATAATCATATTCATATTGCTATTAACGGAACTCAAGTAACTTTTACTGCGGATTTAAACTGGGTAGGAAGTGAAAATATTACTTTTGGTGTTAGCGATGGTGAACTAACTGCTTACGATAATGTAATAGTAATAGTTAATCCTGTTAATGTTCCTGATTGGCAACCTATTGTTTATCCCAATAATCCTGCTACGGTATATGCCCAAGTGTCTATTGAAGGCATTCCGGCTCAGCTGAATGATTTGGTGGGTGCTTTTGTGAATAATGAATGTAGAGGCACAGGAGAAATTGTGTTAATTGATAGAGCTACTGCCTATTCTACCATCTTAGTAAATCTTGCTTCCGATGGTGAACTGGTTCAATTCAAGATTTATTCTTATGCTAATGATACTGTTTATCCTGTGCAGGAGACCCTTACTATGCAAACAGGAAATGTGTATGGTTCTGCTGAAAATCCTGTTGTCTTAAATGGCACTTTCAATATTGTTCTTACACCTCCACAGGTTAACCTTGTAAGCTATCAAAATACCTATCGTCTTACTTGGAATGCAGTTCCCAATGCCAATAACTATCGTATTTATTCCTGCAGTGAACCCTACGGAACTTATCAGCTGGTGCACACAACGGCAAATTTATATTGGGAAATTCCCACTACTCAGCAAAAATGTTTCTTCAAGGTTGTAGCGGAGCAAATTGGCATCAGTAAAGGCAAATAA